In one Accipiter gentilis chromosome 4, bAccGen1.1, whole genome shotgun sequence genomic region, the following are encoded:
- the NUB1 gene encoding NEDD8 ultimate buster 1 isoform X4 — MRITFGDEFNLNSPHYHLLPSEGMAQKKYLIAKLTSCLREDKIQLWKPPYTNENKEAGKEMKELVQKYSSKLNINENDTENMLEEIRCKAIERGTGNENFKVTGIARLDIYLPRRKSRKIPLETNLFITGKELRSQIAQEHALKENAIKIIINKKQLDLGKTLEDQGVTHNAKVMVLQLEQSDEETKRKVQEEELQCKKEKEINDKMQRTKKGLEILAEREEYLDPDSVPYLDIANQTGRSIEIPPQAKKALVLAMGYHEKGRALMKKKEYEIALPYLLDADKHFCECSTELLNTVDNYAVLQLDIVWCYFRLEQLDCLDDAEKKLSTAHRCFQRCYGENHERLIDIKASRLHEELSIDPDKVHRLSLLGFSEQEARLALRACHGNVEHAANLITNRREEKAQIRREERAKRRQRLEDINTLKSMGYSERAAQVALHNTQGNLDQAFQFILDNPELLLEDDDHDPVAMDQFQVSQESIDQLMYMGFSRESAEQALKVFKGNIHLASQTLAHYGGVLPTSLQLSPEGSSPSEESTSSKDSPTDSAGSSSSATDEDMETDAVNEILEDIPEHEEDYLDLTLEEEEQIIHEYLSYIQVPQH; from the exons aatggCGCAAAAGAAGTATTTAATAGCAAAACTGACAAGTTGCTTAAGAGAGGACAAAATTCAGCTATGGAAACCACCatacacaaatgaaaacaaagaagctGGTAAAGAGATGAAG gAGCTTGTACAAAAATATTCATCCAAGCTGAATATCAATGAGAATGATACAGAGAACATGCTTGAAGAAATACGGTGTAAAGCAATTGAGCGTGGAacaggaaatgaaaattttaaagtgaCTGGGATTGCGAGACTTGATATATATCTGCCTCGTAGAAAA AGCAGAAAAATCCCACTGGAAACTAACCTGTTCATCACAGGCAAGGAGCTCAGATCACA GATAGCACAGGAAcatgcattaaaagaaaatgctatcAAAATAATCATAAATAAGAAGCAGCTTGACCTGG GCAAAACCCTTGAAGACCAGGGTGTAACACACAATGCGAAAGTGATGGTACTTCAACTGGAACAGAGTGATGAGGAAACTAAAAGAAAAGTTCAGGAAGAAGAACTtcaatgcaagaaagaaaaagaaataaatgacaaGATGCAAAGAACTAAGAAGGGTTTAGAAATTCTAGCAGAGAGAG aGGAGTACTTGGATCCAGATTCTGTTCCATATCTAGACATAGCTAATCAGACTGGAAGGTCAATTGAGATTCCTCCTCAAGCTAAAAAA GCACTTGTGCTGGCAATGGGTTATCATGAGAAGGGCAGAGCCTTAATGAAGAAGAAGGAATATGAGATAGCCCTGCCATATTTGTTGGATGCTGATAAACACTTCTG tgagtGTAGCACAGAACTGCTGAATACTGTTGATAATTATGCAGTACTGCAGCTGGATATAGTGTGGTGCTACTTCCGCCTGGAGCAGCTGGACTGCCTGGATGATGCAGAGAAAAAGCTGTCCACAGCACATAGATGCTTCCAGAGGTGCTATGGGGAGAACCATGAAAGACTTATTGACATCAAA GCATCTCGTTTACATGAAGAGCTGTCCATAGATCCTGATAAAGTTCATCGCCTGTCACTCCTGGGATTCTCCGAACAGGAAGCTCGCCTTGCCCTGCGAGCATGCCATGGGAATGTGGAGCATGCTGCCAATCTTATCACCAACAGGAGAGAG GAAAAGGCACAGATACGGAGGGAGGAGCGAGCTAAAAGAAGGCAGCGACTGGAAGACATAAATACCTTGAAAAGTATGGGCTATTCAGAGAGAGCTGCTCAAGTAGCTCTTCATAATACACAAGGAAACCTGGACCAAGCCTTTCAG TTTATTCTTGACAATCCAGAGTTATTGTTGGAAGATGATGATCATGATCCTGTGGCCATGGACCAGTTTCAGGTTTCCCAGGAAAGTATTGATCAA CTGATGTATATGGGTTTCAGCCGTGAGTCAGCAGAGCAAGCTTTAAAGGTCTTTAAAGGCAACATCCACTTAGCTTCCCAAACCCTTGCTCATTATGGGGGAGTTCTTCCTACGTCACTGCAGCTGTCTCCAGAAGGGTCCAGTCCGTCAGAAGAATCAACTTCATCAAAGGACTCGCCTACAGACTCTGCAG GTTCTTCTAGTTCAGCAACAGATGAAGACATGGAGACTGATGCAGTCAATGAAATCCTAGAGGATATTCCTGAACACGAAGAGGATTATCTGGATTTAACACTGGAGGAAGAGGAACAGATCATTCATGAATACTTATCCTATATACAAGTACCACAGCATTAA
- the NUB1 gene encoding NEDD8 ultimate buster 1 isoform X2, with translation MEKMAQKKYLIAKLTSCLREDKIQLWKPPYTNENKEAGKEMKELVQKYSSKLNINENDTENMLEEIRCKAIERGTGNENFKVTGIARLDIYLPRRKSRKIPLETNLFITGKELRSQIAQEHALKENAIKIIINKKQLDLGKTLEDQGVTHNAKVMVLQLEQSDEETKRKVQEEELQCKKEKEINDKMQRTKKGLEILAEREEYLDPDSVPYLDIANQTGRSIEIPPQAKKALVLAMGYHEKGRALMKKKEYEIALPYLLDADKHFCECSTELLNTVDNYAVLQLDIVWCYFRLEQLDCLDDAEKKLSTAHRCFQRCYGENHERLIDIKGSYGREKVLFLRLYLLQGIGHYHSGREKEAAEYIQKASRLHEELSIDPDKVHRLSLLGFSEQEARLALRACHGNVEHAANLITNRREEKAQIRREERAKRRQRLEDINTLKSMGYSERAAQVALHNTQGNLDQAFQFILDNPELLLEDDDHDPVAMDQFQVSQESIDQLMYMGFSRESAEQALKVFKGNIHLASQTLAHYGGVLPTSLQLSPEGSSPSEESTSSKDSPTDSAGSSSSATDEDMETDAVNEILEDIPEHEEDYLDLTLEEEEQIIHEYLSYIQVPQH, from the exons aatggCGCAAAAGAAGTATTTAATAGCAAAACTGACAAGTTGCTTAAGAGAGGACAAAATTCAGCTATGGAAACCACCatacacaaatgaaaacaaagaagctGGTAAAGAGATGAAG gAGCTTGTACAAAAATATTCATCCAAGCTGAATATCAATGAGAATGATACAGAGAACATGCTTGAAGAAATACGGTGTAAAGCAATTGAGCGTGGAacaggaaatgaaaattttaaagtgaCTGGGATTGCGAGACTTGATATATATCTGCCTCGTAGAAAA AGCAGAAAAATCCCACTGGAAACTAACCTGTTCATCACAGGCAAGGAGCTCAGATCACA GATAGCACAGGAAcatgcattaaaagaaaatgctatcAAAATAATCATAAATAAGAAGCAGCTTGACCTGG GCAAAACCCTTGAAGACCAGGGTGTAACACACAATGCGAAAGTGATGGTACTTCAACTGGAACAGAGTGATGAGGAAACTAAAAGAAAAGTTCAGGAAGAAGAACTtcaatgcaagaaagaaaaagaaataaatgacaaGATGCAAAGAACTAAGAAGGGTTTAGAAATTCTAGCAGAGAGAG aGGAGTACTTGGATCCAGATTCTGTTCCATATCTAGACATAGCTAATCAGACTGGAAGGTCAATTGAGATTCCTCCTCAAGCTAAAAAA GCACTTGTGCTGGCAATGGGTTATCATGAGAAGGGCAGAGCCTTAATGAAGAAGAAGGAATATGAGATAGCCCTGCCATATTTGTTGGATGCTGATAAACACTTCTG tgagtGTAGCACAGAACTGCTGAATACTGTTGATAATTATGCAGTACTGCAGCTGGATATAGTGTGGTGCTACTTCCGCCTGGAGCAGCTGGACTGCCTGGATGATGCAGAGAAAAAGCTGTCCACAGCACATAGATGCTTCCAGAGGTGCTATGGGGAGAACCATGAAAGACTTATTGACATCAAA GGAAGCTATGGTCGTGAGAAGGTTTTATTTCTACGGCTTTACCTCCTTCAAGGGATAGGACACTATCACAGtggcagagaaaaggaggctgctgAGTATATTCAGAAG GCATCTCGTTTACATGAAGAGCTGTCCATAGATCCTGATAAAGTTCATCGCCTGTCACTCCTGGGATTCTCCGAACAGGAAGCTCGCCTTGCCCTGCGAGCATGCCATGGGAATGTGGAGCATGCTGCCAATCTTATCACCAACAGGAGAGAG GAAAAGGCACAGATACGGAGGGAGGAGCGAGCTAAAAGAAGGCAGCGACTGGAAGACATAAATACCTTGAAAAGTATGGGCTATTCAGAGAGAGCTGCTCAAGTAGCTCTTCATAATACACAAGGAAACCTGGACCAAGCCTTTCAG TTTATTCTTGACAATCCAGAGTTATTGTTGGAAGATGATGATCATGATCCTGTGGCCATGGACCAGTTTCAGGTTTCCCAGGAAAGTATTGATCAA CTGATGTATATGGGTTTCAGCCGTGAGTCAGCAGAGCAAGCTTTAAAGGTCTTTAAAGGCAACATCCACTTAGCTTCCCAAACCCTTGCTCATTATGGGGGAGTTCTTCCTACGTCACTGCAGCTGTCTCCAGAAGGGTCCAGTCCGTCAGAAGAATCAACTTCATCAAAGGACTCGCCTACAGACTCTGCAG GTTCTTCTAGTTCAGCAACAGATGAAGACATGGAGACTGATGCAGTCAATGAAATCCTAGAGGATATTCCTGAACACGAAGAGGATTATCTGGATTTAACACTGGAGGAAGAGGAACAGATCATTCATGAATACTTATCCTATATACAAGTACCACAGCATTAA
- the NUB1 gene encoding NEDD8 ultimate buster 1 isoform X3, producing MAQKKYLIAKLTSCLREDKIQLWKPPYTNENKEAGKEMKELVQKYSSKLNINENDTENMLEEIRCKAIERGTGNENFKVTGIARLDIYLPRRKSRKIPLETNLFITGKELRSQIAQEHALKENAIKIIINKKQLDLGKTLEDQGVTHNAKVMVLQLEQSDEETKRKVQEEELQCKKEKEINDKMQRTKKGLEILAEREEYLDPDSVPYLDIANQTGRSIEIPPQAKKALVLAMGYHEKGRALMKKKEYEIALPYLLDADKHFCECSTELLNTVDNYAVLQLDIVWCYFRLEQLDCLDDAEKKLSTAHRCFQRCYGENHERLIDIKGSYGREKVLFLRLYLLQGIGHYHSGREKEAAEYIQKASRLHEELSIDPDKVHRLSLLGFSEQEARLALRACHGNVEHAANLITNRREEKAQIRREERAKRRQRLEDINTLKSMGYSERAAQVALHNTQGNLDQAFQFILDNPELLLEDDDHDPVAMDQFQVSQESIDQLMYMGFSRESAEQALKVFKGNIHLASQTLAHYGGVLPTSLQLSPEGSSPSEESTSSKDSPTDSAGSSSSATDEDMETDAVNEILEDIPEHEEDYLDLTLEEEEQIIHEYLSYIQVPQH from the exons atggCGCAAAAGAAGTATTTAATAGCAAAACTGACAAGTTGCTTAAGAGAGGACAAAATTCAGCTATGGAAACCACCatacacaaatgaaaacaaagaagctGGTAAAGAGATGAAG gAGCTTGTACAAAAATATTCATCCAAGCTGAATATCAATGAGAATGATACAGAGAACATGCTTGAAGAAATACGGTGTAAAGCAATTGAGCGTGGAacaggaaatgaaaattttaaagtgaCTGGGATTGCGAGACTTGATATATATCTGCCTCGTAGAAAA AGCAGAAAAATCCCACTGGAAACTAACCTGTTCATCACAGGCAAGGAGCTCAGATCACA GATAGCACAGGAAcatgcattaaaagaaaatgctatcAAAATAATCATAAATAAGAAGCAGCTTGACCTGG GCAAAACCCTTGAAGACCAGGGTGTAACACACAATGCGAAAGTGATGGTACTTCAACTGGAACAGAGTGATGAGGAAACTAAAAGAAAAGTTCAGGAAGAAGAACTtcaatgcaagaaagaaaaagaaataaatgacaaGATGCAAAGAACTAAGAAGGGTTTAGAAATTCTAGCAGAGAGAG aGGAGTACTTGGATCCAGATTCTGTTCCATATCTAGACATAGCTAATCAGACTGGAAGGTCAATTGAGATTCCTCCTCAAGCTAAAAAA GCACTTGTGCTGGCAATGGGTTATCATGAGAAGGGCAGAGCCTTAATGAAGAAGAAGGAATATGAGATAGCCCTGCCATATTTGTTGGATGCTGATAAACACTTCTG tgagtGTAGCACAGAACTGCTGAATACTGTTGATAATTATGCAGTACTGCAGCTGGATATAGTGTGGTGCTACTTCCGCCTGGAGCAGCTGGACTGCCTGGATGATGCAGAGAAAAAGCTGTCCACAGCACATAGATGCTTCCAGAGGTGCTATGGGGAGAACCATGAAAGACTTATTGACATCAAA GGAAGCTATGGTCGTGAGAAGGTTTTATTTCTACGGCTTTACCTCCTTCAAGGGATAGGACACTATCACAGtggcagagaaaaggaggctgctgAGTATATTCAGAAG GCATCTCGTTTACATGAAGAGCTGTCCATAGATCCTGATAAAGTTCATCGCCTGTCACTCCTGGGATTCTCCGAACAGGAAGCTCGCCTTGCCCTGCGAGCATGCCATGGGAATGTGGAGCATGCTGCCAATCTTATCACCAACAGGAGAGAG GAAAAGGCACAGATACGGAGGGAGGAGCGAGCTAAAAGAAGGCAGCGACTGGAAGACATAAATACCTTGAAAAGTATGGGCTATTCAGAGAGAGCTGCTCAAGTAGCTCTTCATAATACACAAGGAAACCTGGACCAAGCCTTTCAG TTTATTCTTGACAATCCAGAGTTATTGTTGGAAGATGATGATCATGATCCTGTGGCCATGGACCAGTTTCAGGTTTCCCAGGAAAGTATTGATCAA CTGATGTATATGGGTTTCAGCCGTGAGTCAGCAGAGCAAGCTTTAAAGGTCTTTAAAGGCAACATCCACTTAGCTTCCCAAACCCTTGCTCATTATGGGGGAGTTCTTCCTACGTCACTGCAGCTGTCTCCAGAAGGGTCCAGTCCGTCAGAAGAATCAACTTCATCAAAGGACTCGCCTACAGACTCTGCAG GTTCTTCTAGTTCAGCAACAGATGAAGACATGGAGACTGATGCAGTCAATGAAATCCTAGAGGATATTCCTGAACACGAAGAGGATTATCTGGATTTAACACTGGAGGAAGAGGAACAGATCATTCATGAATACTTATCCTATATACAAGTACCACAGCATTAA
- the NUB1 gene encoding NEDD8 ultimate buster 1 isoform X1, whose translation MRITFGDEFNLNSPHYHLLPSEGMAQKKYLIAKLTSCLREDKIQLWKPPYTNENKEAGKEMKELVQKYSSKLNINENDTENMLEEIRCKAIERGTGNENFKVTGIARLDIYLPRRKSRKIPLETNLFITGKELRSQIAQEHALKENAIKIIINKKQLDLGKTLEDQGVTHNAKVMVLQLEQSDEETKRKVQEEELQCKKEKEINDKMQRTKKGLEILAEREEYLDPDSVPYLDIANQTGRSIEIPPQAKKALVLAMGYHEKGRALMKKKEYEIALPYLLDADKHFCECSTELLNTVDNYAVLQLDIVWCYFRLEQLDCLDDAEKKLSTAHRCFQRCYGENHERLIDIKGSYGREKVLFLRLYLLQGIGHYHSGREKEAAEYIQKASRLHEELSIDPDKVHRLSLLGFSEQEARLALRACHGNVEHAANLITNRREEKAQIRREERAKRRQRLEDINTLKSMGYSERAAQVALHNTQGNLDQAFQFILDNPELLLEDDDHDPVAMDQFQVSQESIDQLMYMGFSRESAEQALKVFKGNIHLASQTLAHYGGVLPTSLQLSPEGSSPSEESTSSKDSPTDSAGSSSSATDEDMETDAVNEILEDIPEHEEDYLDLTLEEEEQIIHEYLSYIQVPQH comes from the exons aatggCGCAAAAGAAGTATTTAATAGCAAAACTGACAAGTTGCTTAAGAGAGGACAAAATTCAGCTATGGAAACCACCatacacaaatgaaaacaaagaagctGGTAAAGAGATGAAG gAGCTTGTACAAAAATATTCATCCAAGCTGAATATCAATGAGAATGATACAGAGAACATGCTTGAAGAAATACGGTGTAAAGCAATTGAGCGTGGAacaggaaatgaaaattttaaagtgaCTGGGATTGCGAGACTTGATATATATCTGCCTCGTAGAAAA AGCAGAAAAATCCCACTGGAAACTAACCTGTTCATCACAGGCAAGGAGCTCAGATCACA GATAGCACAGGAAcatgcattaaaagaaaatgctatcAAAATAATCATAAATAAGAAGCAGCTTGACCTGG GCAAAACCCTTGAAGACCAGGGTGTAACACACAATGCGAAAGTGATGGTACTTCAACTGGAACAGAGTGATGAGGAAACTAAAAGAAAAGTTCAGGAAGAAGAACTtcaatgcaagaaagaaaaagaaataaatgacaaGATGCAAAGAACTAAGAAGGGTTTAGAAATTCTAGCAGAGAGAG aGGAGTACTTGGATCCAGATTCTGTTCCATATCTAGACATAGCTAATCAGACTGGAAGGTCAATTGAGATTCCTCCTCAAGCTAAAAAA GCACTTGTGCTGGCAATGGGTTATCATGAGAAGGGCAGAGCCTTAATGAAGAAGAAGGAATATGAGATAGCCCTGCCATATTTGTTGGATGCTGATAAACACTTCTG tgagtGTAGCACAGAACTGCTGAATACTGTTGATAATTATGCAGTACTGCAGCTGGATATAGTGTGGTGCTACTTCCGCCTGGAGCAGCTGGACTGCCTGGATGATGCAGAGAAAAAGCTGTCCACAGCACATAGATGCTTCCAGAGGTGCTATGGGGAGAACCATGAAAGACTTATTGACATCAAA GGAAGCTATGGTCGTGAGAAGGTTTTATTTCTACGGCTTTACCTCCTTCAAGGGATAGGACACTATCACAGtggcagagaaaaggaggctgctgAGTATATTCAGAAG GCATCTCGTTTACATGAAGAGCTGTCCATAGATCCTGATAAAGTTCATCGCCTGTCACTCCTGGGATTCTCCGAACAGGAAGCTCGCCTTGCCCTGCGAGCATGCCATGGGAATGTGGAGCATGCTGCCAATCTTATCACCAACAGGAGAGAG GAAAAGGCACAGATACGGAGGGAGGAGCGAGCTAAAAGAAGGCAGCGACTGGAAGACATAAATACCTTGAAAAGTATGGGCTATTCAGAGAGAGCTGCTCAAGTAGCTCTTCATAATACACAAGGAAACCTGGACCAAGCCTTTCAG TTTATTCTTGACAATCCAGAGTTATTGTTGGAAGATGATGATCATGATCCTGTGGCCATGGACCAGTTTCAGGTTTCCCAGGAAAGTATTGATCAA CTGATGTATATGGGTTTCAGCCGTGAGTCAGCAGAGCAAGCTTTAAAGGTCTTTAAAGGCAACATCCACTTAGCTTCCCAAACCCTTGCTCATTATGGGGGAGTTCTTCCTACGTCACTGCAGCTGTCTCCAGAAGGGTCCAGTCCGTCAGAAGAATCAACTTCATCAAAGGACTCGCCTACAGACTCTGCAG GTTCTTCTAGTTCAGCAACAGATGAAGACATGGAGACTGATGCAGTCAATGAAATCCTAGAGGATATTCCTGAACACGAAGAGGATTATCTGGATTTAACACTGGAGGAAGAGGAACAGATCATTCATGAATACTTATCCTATATACAAGTACCACAGCATTAA